The Nycticebus coucang isolate mNycCou1 chromosome 2, mNycCou1.pri, whole genome shotgun sequence genome includes a window with the following:
- the MRPS2 gene encoding 28S ribosomal protein S2, mitochondrial, with protein sequence MAPARGVLPRLLGAGAWPRSRWLTFLKSSPALAPPSSRTLGGAAAPAVREAEDRSEFTDKILNEPLKHSDFFQVKELFSVRSLFDARVHLGHKAGCRHRFMEPYIFGSRLDQDIIDLEQTAVHLQLALNFTAHVAYRKGIILFVSRNRQFSHLIENTARDCGEYAHTRYFKGGLLTNAPLLFGPTVRLPDLIIFLHTLNNVFEPHVAVRDAAKMNIPTVGIVDTNCNPCLITYPIPANDDSPQAVHLFCRLFRTAITRAKDKRRQVEALYRLQGQQEAKGRGPDQPRGLLGPV encoded by the exons ATGGCTCCCGCCAGGGGAGTGCTGCCCCGGCTGCTGGGTGCGG GTGCTTGGCCCCGGTCACGCTGGCTTACTTTCCTCAAGTCGAGCCCCGCGCTAGCTCCGCCCAGCTCCAGGACACTTGGAGGCGCCGCAGCCCCTGCGGTCAGAGAGGCTGAAGACAGGAGCG AGTTCACTGACAAGATTTTGAATGAGCCCCTTAAGCACTCAGACTTCTTCCAAGTGAAGGAACTGTTTTCTGTCAGAAGTCTCTTCGATGCCCGAGTGCACCTGGGACACAAAGCTGGCTGTCGGCACAG ATTTATGGAGCCGTACATTTTTGGGAGCCGCCTGGACCAGGACATCATTGACCTGGAGCAGACGGCTGTGCACCTCCAGCTGGCCTTGAATTTCACTGCCCACGTGGCCTACCGCAAGGGCATCATCTTGTTTGTGAGCCGCAACCGGCAGTTCTCACACCTGATCGAGAACACAGCCCGTGACTGTGGGGAGTACGCCCACACCCGCTACTTCAAGGGCGGCCTGCTGACAAATGCACCCCTCCTGTTCGGTCCCACTGTCCGCCTGCCAGACCTCATCATTTTCCTGCATACACTCAACAATGTCTTCGAGCCCCACGTTGCTGTCAGAGATGCGGCTAAAATGAACATCCCCACTGTGGGCATCGTGGACACCAACTGCAACCCCTGCCTCATCACCTACCCCATCCCTGCCAATGACGACTCTCCCCAAGCCGTCCACCTCTTCTGTAGGCTCTTCCGGACAGCCATCACCCGGGCCAAGGACAAGCGGAGGCAGGTCGAGGCACTATACCGACTACAGGGCCAGCAGGAGGCCAAGGGTAGGGGGCCAGACCAACCCAGAGGCCTCCTGGGGCCAGTGTGA